From Tiliqua scincoides isolate rTilSci1 chromosome 2, rTilSci1.hap2, whole genome shotgun sequence, the proteins below share one genomic window:
- the CHCHD5 gene encoding coiled-coil-helix-coiled-coil-helix domain-containing protein 5 produces MQAALEVTARHCRKETEQYGQCVAANPSTWQQDCHQLKLDMAKCTSSHPIVQKIRSDCAEPFAAFEQCLKQNQTSVMNCREHVQQFLLCADQVKLAT; encoded by the exons AT GCAGGCTGCACTGGAGGTGACTGCGCGGCATTGCCGCAAAGAAACAGAGCAGTATGGCCAGTGTGTCGCCGCCAATCCTTCTACCTGGCAACAGGACTGTCACCAGCTCAAACTCGACATGGCCAAATGCACATCTTCTCA TCCAATTGTACAGAAAATCCGCAGTGATTGCGCTGAACCATTTGCTGCGTTTGAGCAGTGCCTTAAACAAAACCAGACCTCTGTGATGAACTGCAGGGAGCACGTCCAGCAGTTCCTGCTCTGTGCGGATCAAGTGAAACTGGCCACATAA